In Sulfuriferula plumbiphila, the genomic window AGCCATCCGCCCTCCTGCGCCAGCAGATTCACCCCCTGCGGTAGCGCGCCTGATGCGGTGCCGGGCGAAGCCACCCGCAGCCGGTAACGGCTGGCGCCGGTCTTTTCCGCCAGCAACTCGGTCAGCACCCCTTCGAGCAGGGTTTTGCCCTGGTGGATAATGCCAATGCGGCTGCACAGGCGGTCCACGTCGTCCAGAAGATGCGTGCACAGCAGAATGCCCACGCCGTGCTCGCGGCTCAATGCCAGCAACACGTCGTGGATCTCGCGCCGGCCGCGCGGATCGAGTCCGTTGGTGGGCTCGTCCAGAATCAATAATGGTGGATCATTGAGCAGCGCCCGCGCCAACCCCAGGCGCTGTTTCATGCCACACGAATAAGTTTTTATCGCCTGCCGGTTTGCCGCGCTCAGACCGACCTGCTCCATGCGCCGCACCATTTCATCCGCGCTCAATTCGCGGCCATATAGCCGGGCCATCCAGTGCAGGTAGCCGTGTGCGCTCATCCAGCCATAGAACCCGGAATCCTCAGCCAGCACACCGATCTTTCCGTGCAATTCCCGCTTTTGCCGCAGCGGGGCCAGGCCCATCACATTGACCTTGCCAGAATCCGCCGCACGCAGACCGGTCAATACTGAAAGCGTCGTGCTCTTGCCTGCCCCGTTAGGGCCAAGCAGACCGTAAATTTCACCCTCCTGCATGGTTAAACGTACGTCGCTAAGAACTGGATTGGCGTGTATCGATAATTTCAAATCCGCGACTTCGATCAGCATTTTCCCCTCCTGAAACTTGAAAACAGGCCGATGTAAAAACCCCGCCAAGGGGCGGGGCAGGGCAGGTCACGTTTATTTAGTCGGGGTTAGGCCCTTCCGCCTTGTTTTCCAGCACCTTGCCGGTTTGCGCGTCCACGCCGACCTCGTGGGTGACCTTACCCTGACGAATATCGAACGAATAACGCAAACCGCTGCCGCCATTTTCCTTTTCCAGCTCCTCGTCAGTAATCTTGCCGGGGTGCGCCTTGAGTGCAATGGTGCGCGCTTCCGTCATGCCTACTTTGGCATCGCGGGCAAATTTCTCGCCGGTGTAGGCATGGGCGGCTACTGCGCCACCGAACAGCGCGGCGGCCATTACCAAGGTAATAAAGCGTGGGTTACGAACAGTTTTTAATGCACGGTTACTCATAATGTTGCTCCTGATTAAATCAATGCGGACAGGCAAAATTACCTTACCGGGATTTCATCCTAGACCGGGCAACTTAAGGCAAACTTAAACGCCTGCATCACAGCGCACAAAAACATCAGTCGTCATTATCGTCATTCCAGTCACGGTGGTGCACCGGTTTGTAGCCGCGCTGACCGCGCCAGTTGTCACGGCCATAGTCGCCATTGTTATTCGCCACCGCCACATTTACGTCAATGAAGCGACCGGGGTTGTAGGGCAGCGTGGTACTCATGTTGCGCCCCTGATAACGGTAGACCACATGGTAGCCGCTGACTACCTGGCGATAGTTGTCGCGGGTCTGACAACGTTCCACCTGGCGCGGCTGCGAGTAACCATAGCTGCGGCCGTTGTTGCTGATGTTATCGCCCACCAGCGCACCGGTCACCGCACCCACCGCGGCGGCGGCAGTACGGCCATTACCCTGCCCCACGGTATTGCCGAGCAGGCCGCCGACCACGCCGCCGATGAGGGCGCCGCCGTAGGAGCGTGGCTCATTACGATATTCGCTGCCCACCGTTTCGGTCCAGCACTCGCGGCGCGGCTCGTTCACCTGCTGGTAAATCGGCGTGGAAGACAGCACCTGCGCACGGTCGCTGAAATACTCGGGGCGGTCAGCAAGTGCAGCAGTGCTAAGCGCCATCATGGCAATTGCGCCGGCGGTC contains:
- a CDS encoding PepSY domain-containing protein, whose product is MSNRALKTVRNPRFITLVMAAALFGGAVAAHAYTGEKFARDAKVGMTEARTIALKAHPGKITDEELEKENGGSGLRYSFDIRQGKVTHEVGVDAQTGKVLENKAEGPNPD
- a CDS encoding ABC transporter ATP-binding protein, which produces MLIEVADLKLSIHANPVLSDVRLTMQEGEIYGLLGPNGAGKSTTLSVLTGLRAADSGKVNVMGLAPLRQKRELHGKIGVLAEDSGFYGWMSAHGYLHWMARLYGRELSADEMVRRMEQVGLSAANRQAIKTYSCGMKQRLGLARALLNDPPLLILDEPTNGLDPRGRREIHDVLLALSREHGVGILLCTHLLDDVDRLCSRIGIIHQGKTLLEGVLTELLAEKTGASRYRLRVASPGTASGALPQGVNLLAQEGGWLHLDIAPGIHPDAAWRALFALGWRIIEIRSEDGGLEALYLGITETEVAA
- a CDS encoding glycine zipper 2TM domain-containing protein is translated as MRTTQLTAGAIAMMALSTAALADRPEYFSDRAQVLSSTPIYQQVNEPRRECWTETVGSEYRNEPRSYGGALIGGVVGGLLGNTVGQGNGRTAAAAVGAVTGALVGDNISNNGRSYGYSQPRQVERCQTRDNYRQVVSGYHVVYRYQGRNMSTTLPYNPGRFIDVNVAVANNNGDYGRDNWRGQRGYKPVHHRDWNDDNDD